CACCCGGGACCGTGGCGGCCGACCAGGTGCCCTGCGGGACAACGAAGATGCAGTTGAAATCACCCATCGCGATGTCCGGCGACGAGATCGCGATGGTGGTGCTCGACGTGACCGTTCCGTCGAAGGTAACATCGCACGTTACTCTGAGCGTCTGTTCCAGGTCGGCATAGCCGGAGCTGCCGTTGGCGTTGCCACTGAACGATTGCGCATTGGCAGCGAAGGGCATGGCGAGCGCTGCGACGGTTCCCATCAGGGCCGTGAATTTGTTCATGACACTTCCTCTTCCTAGTCGATGTTGATTTGGAAAGGCGGGATGCCTCCCGACTCCTATGACGCACCCGATACGAAAGAGGGGGGATGGAATACGACTTTTTTTATATGTATTTTTAGTATTTTGGTGGCGAGATCGAATAAGGTTTCGAAGAAATTCACCATCGCCTGCGGTCAATCTTCTTGAGCGCCGTGCGCCAAATCTGCATCGTCACCCAACCGTTCGTGCTGAGCTTGTCGAAGCACCGTATTTTTTGACGGCTGAAAGGAAGAACGGCCCTTCGACAAGCTCAGGGCGAATGGGTCATATTAAACGCATGACGCTCTGACGCCTTAACCTCGTTGCCGATCATGGAGCGATAGGCGTGATCCGACCGCATTCAGGCGCATCGCCCTCTATCGCGTAACCAAAAACGGAGGCCGCCGTCTCATAAGAAGCGGCGGCCCCAGGGGAGAGGTTCGTGATACTCGCGCGGTCCGATTGCACGGAGAAACCGACACCCCTCCAATATCGCTTGTTCCGAGCCGGCGCCGCGCCCCCTTCCCGACGCCCCTTCGGCCAGGTGTTTCGACCTGCTAGTTCCTGTCGATACTCCTCCTAGAATCGCACGGTAGCGTTCAGGCCGACGATGCGAGGGTCGAGCGTGAAGACATTGGTGCTAAGCCCGGTATCGTCGCTGTTGGTGAAGGTGCCGGTGATCGGCGCCTTGTCGAACAGATTCTTGACATAGAGCTGGAGCGCGAAATCGCCTTCGCCGCGCGCGAGATTGACCGCCAGATTGACATTGTCCCACGCCTTCAGCCGGTCATATTCGGTGTTGAAAACCCGCGCATAGCTTTTGCCCTGACGATAATAGTCGCCGCGGAAGGTCAGCACCCAGTCGCCGCCTTCGAGGAAGACGCTATATTGGGCGCCGATGTTGAATGTATAATGCGGTGCATTGGGCAACTCGTTGCCGCCGAGGTCGGCATAAAAGCCCTTCCCGCCATTCGGCGCATCGGTCAGCGGATTATAGGTGAAACCCAGCAGCCGATTGAACTGGAACGCGGGGCTGACGTTGGGAAGCTCCGGATTGAACGTGCCGTAGCGCGCGGACCCGGCGCATAACGCCGAGAGCATCAGCAGCTTCAGTTCCTCGGGCGCCCGATCATAGTCCAATATCTGCCCGACGAGCGCCGTGGGCGCGATGCAGTTGGAGGGGACCTGAAGCCACGGCCGCAGCAGCATCCAGTCGGGATTGCCCTGGGTGCGGTCCATCACGTCGATCGACTTCGCGCCCTTGTCGATCCGCGTGTCGAGCAGCCCGAGCGTGGCGTCGAGCCGGAAGTTGCGCGAGGGCCGCCATGCCGTCTCGAGTTCCAGCCCCCAGGTCTTGGCACTGAAATTCTCGTTGAGCGAGATGCGGTCGACGATCTGCGAAATCTGATAGTCCTGATAGGCGTTGAAAAAGGCCGCGGCGTTGAGCGTGAACCGGCCGCCGTCGAAGCTGTTCTTCGTCCCGATTTCGAACGCCGTCACATATTCGGGTTTGAAGGTTTCGGGAAGCGGCTGATATTGAATCACCGTCTGATCGATATCGGCGCGCGGCGGGTTGGCGCCGCCGCCCTTGTAACCGCGCGATCCCGAGGCATAGAGGAGCGTGTCGTCGGTGAAGGACAGGTCTGGCTTCCAGTCGACGACCAACCGTCCGGTCACCGCGTTCCATTTCTGCCGGATTTCGGGAAATTCTCGGAAACCGCGGCTGATCGTGCCGCCTGATATCGGGCCACCCTTGGCGGGGTTATTTTCGATCGCGCCGAGCAGCAACTGGCTGGGCACCGGCGTCGCGATCTTCTTGTCGCGCGTATAGCGCAGCCCCAGCGTGATTTTCAGGTCATCGGCCGCCTGCCAATAAAGTTCGCCGAATATCGCCTGCGATTCTGTCCGTACCGGATTCTTGCTGCGGAAATAATTATGGCCATCCTCGGGTCCTTCGCCGATCGGATTGGGATCGACCCAGACGCATTCGCGGCCCGTCGGCGTTCCTTCGCCGCAATTGCGGGTTATATCGCCGCCACCTTCACTGTCGCCATTAAAGTTATATTGGGCGATCAAGGTGAACAGGTTATTATAGACGAAATAATCATCCTGCGATTTGAAATCGAGATAATTGGCGCCGATGTTGAAATTGATTGGGCCATCGTAGGCGGATTGCAGCCGCAGTTCCTGCGTCCATTGGCGATTGCGCGACCGGCTGAGATCGGCTGACAGAATTCGGTCCGACGCCCCCAGTTGCGGATCAGTGAAGATGCCCCCCGGGGTTGGCCCTGGCACCGTGATCGGCCGCGGCGCGCCCGTCGGATTCTGAATCAGCCCCACCGAATCGTTGAAAACCGGCGCCGAGACGAAGCGGTTATAATCTTGCGACGAATAGTAACGATCGCGAGCATAGGCGGTCTGCGACACGAGTTTCAGATCGTCGCCGAGTCCGAGTTCCATGTTGAATTGGAACACATCATTCTTGGCGCGGAACACTGGGTCATAGCTCGTCGCGACCTCCCGCAAATCACGCGACTGGACAACGTCGGCATAGGGATCAAAATTGCGAGCGATCGGAAAGACAAGCGGGCGGCGTCCCGGCGCGGTCGGGTCATAGCCCATGCTCATGTTGATCTGTGGAAACATGACATAGGCTAGCGCCTTGGCGTTGGGTGCACCAAAGGCCGCGTCGCCATAGAGCGACGCCGACTGGCATCCCTGGCTGAACCGGCTCTGCAGGAATTCGGGCACCGCGATATCGCCGACCTGCGACACGCCGGGATCGGTGGTGCAAAGCTGTTTGCCGGTGCGCGAGCGGTTGTCGTCTTCCTCGAAATGCTGCCAGATCGCATTGACCTTGAACCGGTCGCTCGGCTCCCACTGGACCGACGCGCGCGTCGACCACAGGTCGCGGCCGTTAATCCGTTGCTGCGTGAACGTATTGTAGTCGAAGCCTTCGCGCTTGGTCATCGCGCCCGCGACGCGGACGGCCAGCGTGTCGGTGATCGGCACGTTGAGCATCCCCGAAAGGCGCCGCGTTTCGAAGCTGCCGGCCTCGGCTTTCACTTCGCCCCCGAAACTGTCGTCGGGCAGCGCCGGGATGACGTTGACCACGCCCGCGGTCGCGTTGCGGCCATAGAGCGTCCCCTGCGGACCGCGCAGCACCTCGACGCGCTCGAGGTCGAAGAATTCAGCTTCGAACAGGCGGTTGCGGATCAGCGGGGTGTTGTTGAAGCTGACCGCGACGGCGGGGTCGTTCGAGGCGGAAATCGCCTTGGTCCCGATGCCGCGGATCGTGAAGTCATAGCCGCTGAAATTGCTTTTGGAGAAATTGACGTTGGGCACCGCGCGCACCAGTTCGGCACCGGTCTCGATCTTGTGGTCGTCGAGCGCCTTGGGTGTGAAGGCGCTGATCGCGATCGGCACGTCGCTGATCTTCTCTTCGCGCTTCTGCGCCGTGACAACGATTTCAGTATCGTCCTCGATCTCACTGCCGGCGGCGAGCGGGGTTACGTTTCCCTCCCGCGTCACCACGAAGACATCGCCGTCGCGGCGATAGCCGAGGCCGGTGCCGAGCAAGAGCGCGCGCAGCGCCGTTTCGGGATCGGACCGCTTGCTGTGGCCCGCGGTGCGCTTGCCGTTGACGATCGCCGCATCGACGAGGATCGTCGCGCCGCTTTGCACGCCAAAGTCGCGCAGCGCCCGGTCGAGCGATTGCGCCGGAATGCGGTAACTCGTGACATGCTCGCGCGCCAGCGCCGTATTGCCCGACAGCACCAGGCAGCCGATCGCTGCACCACTCAACAGAAATTTGCGCAAATTGCATGCACGAACCCGCATGTCCCCTCTCCCTCACCCTGTGCTGCGGGATTCATGTCCCGCTCTTCCGGCGTTCGATGCGACGCCATTCGGATAGACGCCCCATTTTCAGACATGGGGGGATCGGTCGAATAATATTTTCAACAATGTTAATATCTACGCCGGTGAACGGGTCGTTAGGAAAATTCGTTGGCGGGCGCGTTTTTTATCCCCCCTCTTGCGAATTTTCCGCGTCTACCCTGTTAACTCCAGCACAGAGTGGAGCCGCAATGACCGTTTTGGGAATGATGCCGGGATGACACGTAGGGCTGGGAGCATCTCGCAATGCCTGTTTTGTCAGGATCATTATTGACGATGGCCGTCCCGCATCAGGACCGCGATCTGACCGCATGGATGACGGCCTATGGCCCGGGATTGCGCCGCTATTTCCGCCGCCGCGCCGACGATGCCGATGTCGACGATCTGGTGCAGGAGGTGTTCCTGCGCCTGCAATCGGCACAGCTCAGCGCGCCGATCGACAATGTCGAACGCTATCTGTTCACCGCCGCGCGCAACGCGCTGATCAGCCGGCACCGCCGGCAAAAGGCGCGCGCGACCCTGCTGCACGACGAGTTCGAAGACGGCATCGAAATCGCCGAGCAGCGGTCGCCCGAACGCATCGTGATCGGCCAGCAGGAATATCGCCGCGTGCTCGAGGCGATCCAGAATCTTCCGCCGCGCGCACGCGAGGCCTTTCAATATCACCGGTTCGAAAATCTGACCTATCAGGCCATCGCCCAGCGGATGGGCATTTCCAAGGAGGCGGTGAAGGAGCTGATGCACCGCGCGCTCGTGCGCATCGTCGAGGAAATGGAGCCCGACCTGTGAGCGGCAACGGCGCCTTCGCCCGTGCCGCGCTCCGCGCCGAGGCGGTGCAATGGTTCAACCTCGAACGGTCGGGCGACATGACGGTCGACGACGAGCTGCGCTTCCTCGACTGGCTCGATCAGTCCGACGCGCATCGCGACGCCTATCGGCTCGTCGAGCGCGCCTGGCTGATCGCCGGAACGATTCCGCAGGAAGCCGAAATGCTGGCCCCGCCCGCGCTTGATGGCGAAGCGCGACATCGGCGGCCCGGCTGGCGCCGGCACCTGGCGCTGGCGGCCTCGCTACTGCTCGTCTTCACGGTCGGCTGGGCGGCCTATCTCGATGGTTTTCCGGGCTTCGGTGCAACGCAGGATCAGCATTTCCGTACCGGAGTGGGCCAGACGTCAACCGTTACCCTTCCCGAAGGCTCGATCGTCACGCTCGACGCCGAAACCGAAATGCGGCTGCGCGAAATGCCGCGCGAGCGCCGGGTCGACCTGGTCGCCGGACGCGCCTTCTTTCGTGTGGCTCCCGATCCGTCACGACCCTTTATCGTAAACGCCGGCGGGAAGAGCGTGCGCGCGATCGGTACCGCCTTCGAGGTCAGCTTCGAGCATGGCAACATGGTCGTCACGCTAGCCGAGGGGAAAGTGCGGGTCGAGGAGACCGAATCCGGGTCGGGCAGCGGCACCGACATGGTGCCCGGCGGTCAGCTCATCATCGGCGCCGACCATAATTGGACGCTCAGCCGCGTCGACGTCGCGAAAGAGACGAGCTGGACCGAAGGGCGCCTGATCTTCATGCGCGACCCCTTGTCCGAAGCCGTTGCCGAAATGAACCGCTACTCGCCGCGCAAGCTCATTTTCAAGGACGGCAAGATTCCCGAAAAGCAGGTTGTCGGAGTGTTCCAGGCCGGCGACGTCGACGGCTTTGTAAAAGCAATGGAACTGAACGGCATCGCGCGCCGGGTGTCGGCGACCGACGATCAGATC
This DNA window, taken from Sphingopyxis sp. PAMC25046, encodes the following:
- a CDS encoding TonB-dependent receptor; translation: MRVRACNLRKFLLSGAAIGCLVLSGNTALAREHVTSYRIPAQSLDRALRDFGVQSGATILVDAAIVNGKRTAGHSKRSDPETALRALLLGTGLGYRRDGDVFVVTREGNVTPLAAGSEIEDDTEIVVTAQKREEKISDVPIAISAFTPKALDDHKIETGAELVRAVPNVNFSKSNFSGYDFTIRGIGTKAISASNDPAVAVSFNNTPLIRNRLFEAEFFDLERVEVLRGPQGTLYGRNATAGVVNVIPALPDDSFGGEVKAEAGSFETRRLSGMLNVPITDTLAVRVAGAMTKREGFDYNTFTQQRINGRDLWSTRASVQWEPSDRFKVNAIWQHFEEDDNRSRTGKQLCTTDPGVSQVGDIAVPEFLQSRFSQGCQSASLYGDAAFGAPNAKALAYVMFPQINMSMGYDPTAPGRRPLVFPIARNFDPYADVVQSRDLREVATSYDPVFRAKNDVFQFNMELGLGDDLKLVSQTAYARDRYYSSQDYNRFVSAPVFNDSVGLIQNPTGAPRPITVPGPTPGGIFTDPQLGASDRILSADLSRSRNRQWTQELRLQSAYDGPINFNIGANYLDFKSQDDYFVYNNLFTLIAQYNFNGDSEGGGDITRNCGEGTPTGRECVWVDPNPIGEGPEDGHNYFRSKNPVRTESQAIFGELYWQAADDLKITLGLRYTRDKKIATPVPSQLLLGAIENNPAKGGPISGGTISRGFREFPEIRQKWNAVTGRLVVDWKPDLSFTDDTLLYASGSRGYKGGGANPPRADIDQTVIQYQPLPETFKPEYVTAFEIGTKNSFDGGRFTLNAAAFFNAYQDYQISQIVDRISLNENFSAKTWGLELETAWRPSRNFRLDATLGLLDTRIDKGAKSIDVMDRTQGNPDWMLLRPWLQVPSNCIAPTALVGQILDYDRAPEELKLLMLSALCAGSARYGTFNPELPNVSPAFQFNRLLGFTYNPLTDAPNGGKGFYADLGGNELPNAPHYTFNIGAQYSVFLEGGDWVLTFRGDYYRQGKSYARVFNTEYDRLKAWDNVNLAVNLARGEGDFALQLYVKNLFDKAPITGTFTNSDDTGLSTNVFTLDPRIVGLNATVRF
- a CDS encoding RNA polymerase sigma factor, which encodes MAVPHQDRDLTAWMTAYGPGLRRYFRRRADDADVDDLVQEVFLRLQSAQLSAPIDNVERYLFTAARNALISRHRRQKARATLLHDEFEDGIEIAEQRSPERIVIGQQEYRRVLEAIQNLPPRAREAFQYHRFENLTYQAIAQRMGISKEAVKELMHRALVRIVEEMEPDL
- a CDS encoding FecR domain-containing protein, which gives rise to MSGNGAFARAALRAEAVQWFNLERSGDMTVDDELRFLDWLDQSDAHRDAYRLVERAWLIAGTIPQEAEMLAPPALDGEARHRRPGWRRHLALAASLLLVFTVGWAAYLDGFPGFGATQDQHFRTGVGQTSTVTLPEGSIVTLDAETEMRLREMPRERRVDLVAGRAFFRVAPDPSRPFIVNAGGKSVRAIGTAFEVSFEHGNMVVTLAEGKVRVEETESGSGSGTDMVPGGQLIIGADHNWTLSRVDVAKETSWTEGRLIFMRDPLSEAVAEMNRYSPRKLIFKDGKIPEKQVVGVFQAGDVDGFVKAMELNGIARRVSATDDQILLSGSE